Proteins from a genomic interval of Candidatus Omnitrophota bacterium:
- a CDS encoding prepilin-type N-terminal cleavage/methylation domain-containing protein: protein MFNRNRKANGFTLIELLIVVAIIGVLAAIAVPNFLNAQTRAKIANCQADMKALATSLEMYRLDHNRYPAWKDTSGTNINPVNRRLIPLTTPIAYMSSVPQDPFIYGAPGARLDNTQHVAYVTYDYIDAWAEIHYSKATMLHAAYRCSEWRINGYGPDNFNNTGTMSYAATNGLRSIGDIIATGPRAGYPCDPTLVDR from the coding sequence ATGTTCAACCGAAATAGGAAAGCAAACGGATTTACCCTGATCGAGTTGTTGATCGTCGTCGCCATCATCGGCGTTCTTGCGGCCATCGCCGTGCCCAATTTTTTAAACGCCCAGACCCGCGCTAAGATCGCCAATTGCCAGGCGGACATGAAGGCGCTGGCTACGTCGCTGGAGATGTACCGGCTCGATCACAACCGCTATCCCGCTTGGAAAGACACGAGCGGAACGAACATCAATCCCGTCAACCGGCGCCTGATTCCCCTCACCACCCCCATCGCCTATATGTCTTCCGTACCGCAAGACCCGTTCATTTACGGCGCGCCGGGAGCGCGTTTGGACAACACGCAGCACGTCGCCTACGTCACTTACGATTACATCGACGCTTGGGCGGAAATTCACTACAGCAAAGCCACCATGCTCCATGCCGCCTACCGCTGTTCCGAGTGGAGAATCAACGGCTACGGTCCCGATAACTTTAATAATACGGGTACGATGTCCTACGCGGCTACCAATGGCTTAAGAAGCATCGGCGACATCATCGCCACCGGTCCTCGCGCCGGGTATCCCTGCGATCCCACGCTGGTTGATAGATAA
- a CDS encoding Xaa-Pro peptidase family protein, translating into MNHKKRTQTVLQLLENENADWFFVHHLPNVRYLSGFTGSSAALLISLEKQYILTDGRYQEQVIREAPDYTPIIQGKRKLWEAAKDELGELSSSTVWFESEHCSFARFEEMQKNLPAKEYIGKKEIVENLRSVKDEEEIEIVRKALSIAEIALYKALDSIKENMTERELAHILEDEMWRLGAAKESFESLVLFGERSSLCHGKPSERKLRRGDAVLMDFGCVVDGYCSDITRIVFFGQPSDRYKDVYQCVLQANQAAEAKIKAGIHGKDADEFAREVVRAAGWEAQFVHGLGHGVGLEVHEAPRLSYLAEGELQAGNVATIEPGIYIENFGGVRIEDMAVIRENGCEILNRTPKEMMIL; encoded by the coding sequence ATGAACCATAAAAAACGAACCCAAACCGTCCTGCAACTTTTGGAAAATGAGAACGCCGATTGGTTCTTCGTCCACCATCTCCCCAATGTGCGCTATCTCTCCGGCTTTACCGGCAGTTCGGCGGCGCTGCTCATTAGCCTTGAGAAACAATACATCCTTACTGATGGACGCTACCAGGAACAGGTGATCCGCGAGGCGCCGGACTATACGCCGATCATCCAAGGAAAACGCAAACTTTGGGAAGCCGCCAAGGACGAACTGGGCGAACTTTCTTCCTCGACCGTCTGGTTCGAATCCGAGCATTGCAGCTTCGCTCGCTTTGAAGAGATGCAAAAAAACCTTCCCGCCAAGGAATATATCGGCAAGAAAGAGATTGTGGAAAACCTGCGGTCGGTGAAGGACGAAGAGGAGATCGAGATCGTCCGCAAGGCGCTGAGCATAGCCGAAATCGCTTTGTACAAGGCTCTTGATTCCATCAAAGAAAATATGACCGAACGCGAACTGGCTCATATTCTGGAAGACGAGATGTGGCGCTTGGGCGCGGCCAAGGAATCCTTCGAATCCCTCGTCCTTTTCGGCGAGCGCTCCTCGCTATGCCACGGCAAACCCTCGGAAAGGAAACTGCGCCGGGGCGACGCCGTGCTCATGGACTTTGGATGCGTCGTCGACGGCTATTGCTCGGACATCACGCGAATCGTCTTCTTCGGCCAACCGTCCGATCGATACAAAGATGTTTATCAATGCGTCCTGCAAGCCAACCAAGCGGCGGAAGCGAAGATCAAAGCGGGAATCCACGGCAAGGACGCCGACGAATTCGCGCGCGAAGTGGTGCGCGCCGCCGGATGGGAAGCGCAATTCGTCCACGGCCTGGGCCACGGCGTCGGCCTGGAGGTGCACGAAGCGCCCCGCCTCTCCTACCTGGCGGAGGGAGAACTGCAAGCGGGAAACGTCGCCACCATCGAACCTGGCATCTATATAGAAAACTTCGGCGGCGTCCGCATCGAAGATATGGCCGTCATCAGGGAAAACGGCTGCGAAATCCTCAATCGAACGCCGAAGGAGATGATGATTTTATGA